In a genomic window of Vicinamibacteria bacterium:
- a CDS encoding DUF2784 domain-containing protein, producing MWYGFAADVVVLLHLGFIAFVVAGGALVLRWRAIVWVHVPAALWGAYVELANRVCPLTPLENWLRIRAGQQGYSGGFIERYVIPIVYPDGLDRDTQVVLGVLVVVVNVLVYRLVAYGRRQQQSASNP from the coding sequence ATGTGGTATGGCTTCGCCGCGGACGTCGTCGTCCTCCTGCACCTGGGCTTCATCGCTTTCGTCGTGGCGGGTGGAGCTCTCGTGCTTCGATGGAGGGCGATCGTCTGGGTCCATGTCCCAGCCGCCCTCTGGGGAGCGTATGTCGAGCTCGCCAACCGCGTTTGTCCCCTCACTCCGCTGGAGAACTGGCTTCGTATTCGTGCTGGTCAGCAAGGCTATTCCGGCGGGTTCATCGAACGGTACGTGATTCCCATCGTCTATCCCGATGGCCTGGATCGCGATACTCAGGTCGTCCTCGGGGTCCTCGTCGTCGTCGTCAACGTCCTGGTCTACCGTCTCGTCGCCTACGGCCGCCGCCAGCAACAGTCAGCTTCCAATCCGTAG
- a CDS encoding gluconate 2-dehydrogenase subunit 3 family protein has protein sequence MKRRAFMKSSAAIVSGLALKRCTSGESPMAPAPPALDSDTLNAVARLALPSEELGELGTARVLDGFRKWLEGFEPVAELDHPYLSEEILYGPPDPAPLWSSQLEALELEAERRHGSSFKELSREDQTAILERHLPQDLEASFPEIARAPHVACGLLAYFYASSEANDLCYRAAIERHTCRGLDASPAAPDERRS, from the coding sequence ATGAAGCGTCGCGCTTTCATGAAGAGCTCTGCGGCAATCGTGTCGGGACTCGCCTTGAAGCGATGTACCTCCGGGGAATCCCCCATGGCTCCGGCTCCACCAGCACTCGATTCCGATACTTTGAACGCCGTGGCCCGACTCGCTCTTCCTTCCGAGGAGCTGGGCGAGTTGGGAACCGCCCGCGTTCTCGACGGGTTCCGAAAATGGCTCGAGGGTTTCGAGCCGGTCGCCGAGCTCGACCACCCCTACCTCTCGGAGGAGATCCTCTACGGCCCGCCCGATCCGGCGCCGCTCTGGTCCTCGCAGCTCGAAGCACTCGAGCTCGAAGCCGAGAGGCGTCACGGCTCGTCGTTCAAGGAGCTTTCTCGAGAAGACCAGACGGCAATTCTGGAGCGTCATCTTCCCCAGGATCTGGAAGCGAGCTTTCCCGAGATCGCGAGGGCACCCCACGTCGCTTGCGGCCTCCTCGCGTACTTCTACGCGAGCTCCGAGGCGAACGACTTGTGCTACCGCGCTGCCATCGAAAGGCATACCTGCCGCGGGCTCGACGCCTCACCAGCTGCTCCCGACGAGAGGAGGAGCTGA
- a CDS encoding PP2C family protein-serine/threonine phosphatase: MSPPLIRDWLDRVRATVQERRRDLGIDELHTLVRRDTARAYDYYQRDQRRDEALPTKGLERYLTVSKAVFLSFLRKLTPARRLAYVIALLTFLWGFLRDDWAGALVGFVVLNFLLALELAEKLLTKDELEIARVIQFSLYPVTNPKLPNLDVASYFLPASEVGGDYYDFAFEGSRRFTVILGDVSGKGIPAALYAMRLQALFEVLGKGSLSPKQMLVEMNDVISERIERNYFITAVVAAVDFRERKLVLARAGHNHPLYYSAETGETRWLAPEGVGIGMRKKPAFDGLMEESQLALGPGDVLLFYTDGVSEAMNRSLQPYGYDRLEVVLRETAHRPASEIKEALLRSLNAFREDRPFDDDVTLVVTKVTG, from the coding sequence ATGTCCCCGCCACTCATTCGCGACTGGCTCGATCGGGTCAGAGCAACGGTACAAGAGCGGCGCCGGGATCTCGGAATCGACGAGCTCCACACCCTCGTCCGTCGCGACACGGCCCGCGCCTACGACTACTACCAGCGCGATCAGAGGAGGGACGAGGCACTCCCCACCAAAGGGCTCGAGCGGTATCTAACCGTCTCCAAAGCCGTCTTCCTCAGCTTCTTGCGCAAGCTCACCCCCGCTCGACGGCTTGCCTATGTCATCGCTCTCCTGACGTTCTTGTGGGGATTCCTTCGAGACGATTGGGCGGGCGCCCTCGTTGGGTTCGTGGTTCTCAACTTCCTTCTCGCGCTCGAGCTCGCGGAGAAGCTCCTGACCAAGGACGAGCTCGAGATCGCGCGCGTCATTCAATTCAGCCTCTACCCGGTCACGAACCCCAAGCTGCCGAACCTGGACGTCGCCAGCTACTTCCTTCCCGCAAGCGAGGTCGGAGGCGACTATTACGACTTCGCTTTCGAAGGGAGCCGCCGTTTCACCGTGATTCTCGGAGACGTCTCGGGCAAGGGAATCCCCGCGGCCCTCTATGCCATGCGGCTCCAGGCCTTGTTCGAAGTGCTCGGAAAGGGTTCTCTCTCGCCGAAGCAGATGCTCGTGGAGATGAACGACGTGATATCCGAGCGCATCGAGCGCAACTACTTCATCACCGCCGTCGTGGCCGCGGTCGATTTTCGTGAGAGAAAGCTCGTTCTCGCCCGGGCCGGTCACAATCACCCCCTCTATTACTCCGCGGAGACGGGAGAGACCCGGTGGCTCGCTCCCGAGGGGGTGGGGATCGGAATGCGGAAGAAACCGGCTTTCGATGGTTTGATGGAGGAGTCTCAGCTGGCTCTCGGCCCGGGCGACGTCCTGCTCTTCTACACCGACGGCGTCTCCGAGGCGATGAACCGGAGCCTACAGCCCTACGGATACGACCGACTCGAGGTCGTGTTGCGAGAAACCGCGCACCGGCCCGCGAGCGAAATCAAAGAAGCTTTGTTGAGAAGTCTGAACGCATTTCGTGAGGACCGCCCGTTCGACGACGACGTCACCCTCGTGGTGACCAAGGTAACCGGGTAG
- a CDS encoding GMC family oxidoreductase, translating to MARTIESDVVIIGAGISAAMVAEKLTEETTAKVVVVEAGNKIFNLEERPHRRERFLAYGENPWPDDHIEGQSAKGIQSRSMAVGGLALHWGGTTPRFTPEDFRLNTIYGVGYDWPLDYDELDPYYQEAEERIGVAGTPGPPELDPRSKDYPLPPLPLSYNLTRLREWAEKSGIPFWPNPVSKNSIPYRGRGVCMRCDTCSICPTGAKYSPDFSFLELLKDGRIELVTRTLVRKLALAEGSDRIDHAVALDRDRPDEPVELRAQSFVLASGYCWSTHLLLLSATGRFPDGLANGSGLVGKFVTGHRPVNAFLEVPLKLYPGVFEADSLLSKKFQRGKRDRYVRHDLRIWESSRNRAPRMRDDDGRLLLGDSILKDWRRRSETGAARMRAYYDVIPSRDSAITLDTNRKNPWGDPLPRVDFVDSHWSNDLRAFTEDSIHGVFESLVRAGGGKILEVRPDPTVYDHPGGGCRMGDDPQASVVDRWGRSHDHENLWIVGAPTIVSAGCNNGTLTFSALSLRSAQALAKEFPPRSNSVDGRRSQSGGA from the coding sequence ATGGCACGAACGATCGAGAGCGACGTCGTCATCATCGGCGCCGGCATCAGCGCCGCCATGGTGGCGGAGAAACTGACCGAAGAGACGACCGCGAAGGTCGTCGTGGTCGAGGCGGGAAACAAGATCTTCAACCTCGAGGAGCGACCTCATCGTCGCGAGCGTTTCCTCGCCTATGGCGAGAACCCCTGGCCCGACGATCACATAGAGGGACAGTCGGCCAAAGGCATCCAGTCGCGGTCGATGGCGGTCGGAGGGCTCGCCCTTCACTGGGGCGGAACGACGCCGCGATTCACGCCCGAGGATTTTCGCCTCAACACGATCTACGGAGTCGGCTACGACTGGCCGCTCGACTACGACGAGCTCGATCCCTACTATCAAGAGGCCGAGGAGCGCATCGGGGTCGCAGGCACTCCGGGGCCGCCGGAGCTGGATCCACGATCGAAAGACTATCCGCTTCCACCCTTGCCGCTTTCGTACAATCTGACCCGGCTTCGCGAATGGGCGGAAAAATCCGGCATCCCGTTCTGGCCGAATCCGGTCTCCAAGAACTCGATTCCCTATCGTGGACGCGGCGTCTGCATGCGATGCGATACGTGCAGCATCTGTCCTACGGGGGCGAAATATTCTCCCGACTTCTCTTTCCTCGAGCTTTTGAAGGATGGCCGGATCGAGCTCGTCACCCGAACGCTCGTCAGAAAGCTCGCGCTCGCCGAGGGGTCGGATCGGATCGACCATGCCGTCGCCCTCGACCGCGATCGGCCCGACGAGCCCGTCGAGCTGCGTGCGCAAAGCTTCGTCCTGGCATCAGGCTACTGCTGGAGCACGCACCTTCTCCTTCTCTCGGCAACGGGCAGGTTCCCCGATGGTCTGGCCAACGGTTCCGGTCTCGTGGGGAAGTTCGTGACCGGACATCGGCCGGTGAACGCGTTCTTGGAAGTGCCGCTGAAGCTCTATCCGGGTGTCTTCGAGGCCGACAGCCTGCTGTCGAAGAAGTTTCAACGAGGCAAGCGCGACCGATACGTCCGGCACGATCTCCGCATCTGGGAATCCTCCCGGAATCGCGCGCCTCGCATGCGGGACGACGATGGGAGGCTCCTTCTCGGTGACTCGATCCTGAAGGATTGGCGACGGCGCTCGGAAACGGGCGCGGCCCGGATGCGCGCGTACTACGACGTGATCCCCTCGCGTGACAGCGCCATCACTCTGGACACCAACCGGAAGAATCCCTGGGGCGACCCGCTTCCGAGGGTCGACTTCGTGGACAGCCACTGGTCCAACGACCTTCGTGCTTTCACCGAGGACAGCATCCACGGAGTGTTCGAATCTCTCGTACGCGCGGGCGGCGGGAAGATTCTCGAGGTTCGCCCCGATCCGACGGTTTATGATCATCCTGGGGGAGGCTGCCGGATGGGGGACGATCCACAGGCGAGCGTGGTCGACCGATGGGGTCGAAGTCACGATCACGAGAATCTCTGGATCGTGGGAGCACCGACTATCGTCTCCGCCGGCTGCAACAACGGCACACTCACCTTCAGCGCGCTCTCTCTGCGCTCCGCACAGGCGCTGGCGAAGGAGTTCCCGCCGAGATCCAATTCGGTCGACGGCAGGAGGTCACAGTCGGGGGGCGCTTGA
- a CDS encoding site-2 protease family protein: MSSGRCPDCGTQLSSTRLSCPVCNRLVHREELERIAAAAGAAREKGEAREEIVLWRRALELLPPETAQSRTIAERVSELSPIVESEPEETEEKKHAALKWAGVGGVALLAWKLKSVLAFLITKGKFLLAGLTKSGTFFSMLLSLGVYWTAFGWQFALGLVVSIYIHEMGHVAALHRLGIRASAPMFLPGIGAVVRMEQYPVDAREDARVGLAGPLWGLGAAVVAYVVFLATAAPIWGAIARVGAWINLFNLLPVWQLDGGRGFRALARSERYVVTALLLGLWLYAGEGLLVLLVLAAAFRTWTTEPSPNGDRMALGQFVVLLVALTALSVLDVPV; this comes from the coding sequence TTGAGCTCCGGAAGGTGTCCCGACTGCGGGACCCAGCTCTCGTCCACCCGGTTGAGCTGTCCCGTCTGCAACCGCCTCGTTCACCGCGAAGAGCTCGAGAGGATTGCCGCCGCGGCCGGTGCCGCGCGCGAAAAAGGCGAGGCCCGTGAGGAGATCGTTCTCTGGCGCCGCGCGCTCGAGCTCCTGCCGCCCGAGACCGCTCAATCGCGCACCATCGCCGAGCGGGTGAGCGAGCTATCTCCCATCGTGGAGAGCGAGCCCGAAGAAACGGAGGAAAAGAAGCACGCGGCGTTGAAGTGGGCCGGGGTCGGAGGTGTCGCCCTTCTCGCCTGGAAACTAAAGTCGGTCCTCGCGTTCCTCATCACGAAGGGGAAGTTCCTCCTTGCCGGGCTCACCAAGTCCGGCACGTTCTTCTCGATGCTTCTCTCGCTCGGCGTGTACTGGACCGCCTTCGGGTGGCAGTTCGCTCTCGGACTCGTCGTGTCCATCTACATTCACGAAATGGGTCACGTGGCGGCTCTCCACCGGTTGGGCATTCGTGCTTCGGCGCCGATGTTCCTTCCCGGAATCGGAGCTGTGGTTCGCATGGAGCAGTATCCGGTCGACGCCCGCGAAGACGCCCGGGTCGGACTCGCCGGGCCTCTCTGGGGGCTCGGCGCCGCCGTCGTCGCCTACGTCGTCTTTCTCGCGACGGCTGCTCCCATCTGGGGCGCCATTGCGAGGGTGGGCGCCTGGATCAACCTCTTCAACCTGCTTCCTGTCTGGCAGCTCGACGGCGGACGGGGATTCCGGGCGCTCGCGCGGTCCGAGCGATACGTCGTGACCGCCCTTCTCCTCGGCCTCTGGCTCTACGCGGGCGAAGGCCTTCTCGTGCTCCTCGTGCTCGCCGCCGCGTTCCGCACCTGGACGACGGAGCCGTCGCCCAATGGAGATCGGATGGCGCTCGGTCAGTTCGTCGTTCTTCTCGTCGCCCTCACCGCGCTCAGCGTCCTCGACGTTCCCGTCTAG
- a CDS encoding NAD(P)-binding protein, which yields MDVNRRDFLNGMAVALTSSLLPTSSVEAFRRVLQAEAYPPTLTGLRGSHPGSFEIAHALLDGKSWGSPVDVDGVYDLVVVGGGLSGLAAAHFFRKQRGPRARILVLDNHDDFGGHAKRNEFWHQGQMYLMNGGTLNVEAPSQYSTVASGLLWELGIDRTRYFEAIEAVSSRDRDLGLTPAMFFDRETFGVDRLVTGYRTKPIETFLDETPLAKIVRSDIARLYQSPGQYLQGISSEEKKKRLARMSYRDFLVDVADCDPGVVPFFNTRPMGLFCIGIDALPALYAWEMGYPGFDGMALEPTPPERLLGEPGGQHGRESSERADSGDPDMYFPDGNATIARLLVRALIPSAVPGKTMEDVVTARVDYGGLDREDHPVRIRLESTAIRIEHRGADEVVVTYVKDQKPCRARARAAVLACWNGVIPYICHEIPEEQKRALLYGAKAPLVYTSVLLSQWTAFAKAGASSITAPGSYHTSLGLAPSLQLGDYRTSQSPEEPIVVRMARYPCSPGLSRREQHRVGREELLSTTFETFEERIRDQLARTFASHGFDADRDIVAITVNRWPHGYTYTYNTLFDPEEWALTTTEERPAIVGRKPFGRIAIANSDAAASPHTDAAIDEAYRAVSELPIS from the coding sequence ATGGATGTCAATCGCAGAGATTTTCTGAACGGAATGGCGGTCGCGCTGACGAGCTCTCTACTTCCCACGTCGTCGGTCGAGGCTTTTCGTCGCGTCCTTCAGGCCGAGGCCTATCCGCCGACACTCACCGGTCTGCGCGGAAGCCATCCTGGCTCGTTCGAGATCGCCCATGCTCTTCTCGACGGCAAGTCATGGGGAAGCCCGGTGGACGTGGACGGCGTCTACGATCTCGTGGTGGTCGGAGGGGGACTGAGTGGACTCGCGGCCGCCCATTTCTTCCGGAAACAGCGTGGGCCGCGAGCGCGCATCCTCGTTCTCGACAATCACGACGATTTCGGAGGGCACGCGAAACGAAACGAGTTCTGGCATCAAGGGCAGATGTATCTCATGAACGGTGGAACTCTCAACGTGGAAGCACCGTCCCAGTACAGCACGGTCGCTTCCGGGCTTCTCTGGGAGCTCGGCATCGACCGGACGCGTTACTTCGAGGCCATCGAGGCGGTCTCGAGCCGCGACCGCGATCTCGGGCTCACCCCGGCCATGTTCTTCGACCGAGAGACCTTCGGAGTCGACCGGCTCGTGACGGGCTACCGGACCAAGCCCATCGAGACGTTCCTCGATGAGACGCCCCTCGCCAAGATAGTTCGGAGCGATATCGCTCGGCTGTACCAGAGCCCGGGCCAGTACCTCCAGGGTATCTCGTCGGAGGAGAAGAAGAAGCGGCTCGCCCGTATGAGCTACCGGGATTTCCTCGTCGATGTGGCCGACTGCGATCCGGGTGTCGTGCCGTTCTTCAATACCCGACCCATGGGATTGTTCTGCATCGGCATCGACGCATTACCGGCTCTCTACGCCTGGGAGATGGGCTATCCCGGATTCGATGGCATGGCGCTCGAGCCGACCCCTCCCGAGAGGCTTTTGGGCGAGCCGGGCGGTCAGCATGGACGCGAAAGCTCGGAGCGTGCCGACAGCGGCGATCCCGACATGTACTTTCCCGACGGAAACGCGACGATTGCGCGGCTTCTGGTGCGGGCGCTCATTCCTTCCGCCGTCCCGGGAAAGACGATGGAGGACGTCGTGACCGCCCGTGTCGACTATGGCGGTCTCGATCGTGAAGATCATCCGGTGCGGATTCGTCTCGAAAGCACCGCGATTCGGATCGAGCACAGAGGAGCGGACGAGGTAGTCGTCACCTACGTGAAGGATCAAAAACCTTGCCGGGCTCGTGCGCGGGCAGCCGTGCTCGCGTGCTGGAACGGGGTCATCCCCTATATCTGTCACGAGATCCCGGAAGAGCAGAAACGGGCGCTTCTCTACGGCGCCAAGGCGCCGCTCGTCTACACGAGCGTTCTCCTGTCGCAATGGACAGCTTTCGCCAAGGCCGGCGCTTCCAGTATCACCGCCCCGGGTAGCTATCACACGAGCCTCGGTCTCGCGCCCTCTCTCCAGCTGGGTGATTATCGAACATCGCAGAGTCCGGAAGAGCCGATCGTCGTGCGCATGGCGCGCTATCCCTGTTCCCCGGGCCTGTCCCGAAGAGAGCAACACCGCGTCGGACGCGAGGAGCTTCTCTCCACGACCTTCGAAACCTTCGAAGAAAGAATCCGAGACCAGCTCGCCCGCACGTTCGCGAGCCACGGCTTCGATGCAGATCGCGATATCGTCGCGATCACCGTGAACCGATGGCCCCACGGCTACACCTATACCTACAACACGTTGTTCGACCCCGAGGAATGGGCCTTGACCACGACCGAGGAGCGGCCCGCCATCGTGGGCCGAAAGCCTTTCGGGCGCATCGCGATCGCCAACTCCGACGCGGCTGCGAGCCCCCACACCGACGCGGCGATCGACGAAGCCTACCGAGCGGTGTCCGAGCTACCGATCTCTTGA